A genome region from Hevea brasiliensis isolate MT/VB/25A 57/8 chromosome 7, ASM3005281v1, whole genome shotgun sequence includes the following:
- the LOC110668397 gene encoding nuclear transcription factor Y subunit B-3, which yields MADSDNESGGHNNSNTNSELSAREQDRFLPIANVSRIMKKALPANAKISKDAKETVQECVSEFISFITGEASDKCQREKRKTINGDDLLWAMTTLGFEEYVEPLKIYLQKYREMEGEKSSMGRQGEKDGAGGSGGGGAAASGGGSGGGVSSGGVGGAGGGFNGGGQGMYGGMMMMGHHQGHVYGAGGYHHQMGVGKGGSGNSR from the coding sequence ATGGCGGATTCAGACAATGAATCAGGTGGGCACAACAACAGCAACACGAACAGCGAGCTGTCGGCTCGCGAACAGGATAGGTTCTTACCCATCGCTAACGTTAGCAGAATAATGAAGAAAGCTCTGCCAGCAAACGCTAAGATCTCCAAAGATGCCAAAGAGACGGTGCAGGAGTGCGTGTCTGAATTCATCAGCTTTATTACCGGAGAAGCTTCCGACAAGTGCCAGCGCGAAAAGCGGAAGACGATCAACGGCGACGATCTGCTTTGGGCCATGACCACGCTAGGGTTCGAGGAGTACGTGGAGCCCTTGAAGATTTATTTGCAGAAGTATAGGGAGATGGAAGGAGAGAAGAGCTCCATGGGCAGGCAAGGAGAAAAGGATGGTGCTGGTGGGTCTGGTGGAGGTGGTGCCGCTGCTAGTGGAGGTGGGTCTGGTGGAGGGGTGAGTTCAGGCGGTGTTGGTGGAGCAGGAGGAGGGTTTAATGGCGGTGGTCAAGGTATGTATGGAGGGATGATGATGATGGGACATCATCAAGGGCACGTGTACGGCGCCGGTGGGTATCATCATCAGATGGGTGTTGGAAAAGGTGGCTCCGGCAACTCGAGGTAG